The Sediminispirochaeta smaragdinae DSM 11293 genome has a segment encoding these proteins:
- a CDS encoding UGSC family (seleno)protein, translated as MSKKLYSLLDPRGFQERPILKLAPRVSLDDLKKGKILFYNNTKLSFCNYGEVFVRIKERLTELGISKFIDYVETVRGKNTKKLNEYAAMLAKEKPSAAIVAFGDMGTSAATTVVAIALEKLGIPTVYMTAPPGSAITEGVGVYRAGHLCLCSLDIYQASTVDEVREQVDLKWDYIVDSLTAQGEKLEKTAHIDFKMDLVPPAQDGLLPITQNIDVDESRLLEPGAYMEEINEYFNAEHISDGLPIIPPTRRRYDNMMSYCPFDENLVLCEQVGPTGKNITVKDVAVAAVMAGCTPKAMPVLVAAFKALNSPKYNLLQSVTTSHPGGNLVLVSGPIAQEIGISGKQGCLGPGYPMNATIGRAVNLVIMNICRSVPGVCDLDCLASQAEFTYCFAEEPELAQWNMINEERYDSKTTTVYMLKAEPIHDIIDFLSLDGHDLLDTITHCCTTLGSNNAYIPGPLIVCLTPDHGMMLKKSGYTKRMIQEHIHTYAYHEVPMVRDRGLVPVRPEGFEHRHPMPVTRFPEDVEVVVIGGRGGHSAVILPWALHSEGCVEPVVLANGKPAKSIEEFRK; from the coding sequence ATGTCTAAAAAATTATATTCTTTATTGGACCCCCGCGGTTTCCAAGAACGTCCGATATTAAAGCTGGCGCCGAGGGTATCCCTTGATGATTTAAAAAAAGGAAAAATTTTATTTTATAATAATACAAAACTTTCTTTCTGCAATTATGGCGAGGTATTCGTACGTATCAAAGAACGGCTGACGGAGCTCGGCATATCGAAGTTCATCGACTACGTTGAAACCGTCCGCGGAAAAAATACCAAAAAACTCAACGAATACGCGGCCATGCTTGCAAAGGAAAAACCCTCAGCGGCTATCGTTGCCTTCGGCGATATGGGGACCTCCGCGGCGACGACCGTGGTAGCAATCGCTCTCGAAAAACTGGGGATTCCGACGGTCTACATGACCGCCCCTCCGGGATCTGCCATCACCGAAGGAGTAGGAGTCTACCGAGCCGGACATCTCTGCCTCTGTTCTCTGGACATTTATCAGGCGAGTACGGTGGATGAAGTTCGTGAACAAGTCGACCTCAAGTGGGATTATATTGTCGACTCCCTAACTGCCCAGGGCGAGAAACTCGAAAAGACTGCACACATAGATTTCAAAATGGACTTAGTGCCTCCGGCACAGGACGGCCTGTTGCCGATCACGCAAAATATTGATGTTGACGAAAGCCGCCTGCTCGAGCCGGGAGCCTATATGGAGGAGATCAACGAATATTTCAATGCGGAACATATAAGCGACGGACTGCCGATAATTCCTCCGACCCGGCGCCGATACGACAATATGATGAGTTACTGTCCCTTTGACGAAAATCTTGTTCTGTGTGAACAAGTAGGTCCCACCGGGAAAAACATAACCGTCAAGGATGTGGCCGTCGCCGCCGTCATGGCCGGTTGTACGCCGAAGGCGATGCCTGTTCTTGTCGCGGCGTTTAAGGCCCTGAACAGTCCGAAGTACAACCTCCTCCAATCGGTCACAACTTCTCATCCGGGAGGCAACCTCGTCCTTGTCAGCGGCCCCATCGCGCAGGAAATCGGAATATCCGGAAAACAGGGTTGCCTTGGCCCCGGATATCCGATGAATGCGACGATCGGACGCGCCGTGAATCTCGTGATCATGAACATCTGCCGTTCTGTTCCCGGCGTCTGCGATCTTGACTGTCTCGCGTCTCAGGCCGAGTTTACCTACTGTTTCGCGGAAGAGCCGGAACTCGCACAGTGGAACATGATAAATGAGGAGCGGTACGACTCCAAGACCACAACGGTTTATATGCTCAAGGCCGAACCGATCCACGACATTATCGATTTCTTAAGCCTTGACGGCCATGATCTGCTCGATACGATCACCCATTGCTGCACGACCCTCGGCTCCAATAACGCCTATATCCCTGGCCCGCTTATTGTCTGCTTGACGCCGGACCACGGCATGATGCTGAAAAAGTCCGGGTACACGAAAAGAATGATTCAGGAGCATATTCACACCTACGCGTACCATGAGGTTCCCATGGTACGGGATCGCGGCTTGGTCCCGGTTCGTCCGGAAGGCTTTGAACACCGCCACCCCATGCCTGTGACCCGATTTCCAGAGGATGTGGAGGTAGTTGTTATCGGCGGACGTGGCGGACATTCCGCGGTAATCCTTCCCTGGGCGCTTCACAGCGAAGGCTGCGTTGAGCCGGTTGTGCTTGCCAATGGCAAACCGGCCAAGAGCATCGAAGAATTCCGGAAATAA
- a CDS encoding non-oxidative hydroxyarylic acid decarboxylases subunit D, translating into MKCVRCAQDQATKIADAPDGSGAWEVYYCLSCNYVWRSSEESEIINMSERNSHFQLHASDLERLTNPVPIPPLRRKERA; encoded by the coding sequence ATGAAATGCGTACGGTGTGCACAAGATCAGGCTACAAAAATTGCGGACGCCCCCGACGGAAGCGGGGCATGGGAGGTCTATTATTGCCTAAGCTGCAACTATGTATGGAGGTCTTCGGAAGAATCGGAAATTATTAATATGTCGGAAAGAAACTCCCACTTTCAATTGCATGCATCGGATCTTGAGCGTCTAACGAATCCGGTACCTATTCCGCCATTACGAAGAAAAGAGCGAGCATAG
- a CDS encoding non-oxidative hydroxyarylic acid decarboxylases subunit C, with product MLHQSLRDYLEDLKRNQQLIEVREKTIPEPGIRTYLRAAANMGDAGPAILLNNIAGYKGYQVAGNVHGSWANHALLLGMEKSASIRDQFFRVDELWNTAKKGTIKTVSNAACQEVVVDKDINLYKIMPLFRINQYDGGFYLSKACIISRDPDDPDNIEKENVGMYRVMIQGADTVGMQALAFHDLARHLKTAEERNEPLPVAICVGNPPLLSTMAATPLAYDQSEYKTASVITGTPFEVTPAIGYRLNIPAWAEYVLEGEVIPRKRFCEGPFGEFPGSYSGVRDQIRIKIRRVTHRKNPIFENLFIGRPWTEHDTLIGLWTSVPLYKQLQSEFPEVRSVNAIYQHGLSIIISTDLRFAGFAKTVAMRLATTPHGISYAKNIIVVDGDIDPFNLTQVMWALSARVRADKDVTIIANTPGMPLDPCSNPPGVGQKLIIDATTPKYPDTLRDVTMIEDPPCTEKIEKKLAALWEEVKRG from the coding sequence ATGCTACATCAGAGTTTACGGGATTATCTGGAAGATCTGAAACGCAACCAGCAGTTGATTGAAGTGCGCGAAAAGACCATTCCCGAACCCGGAATACGAACCTATTTACGAGCCGCCGCCAATATGGGGGACGCCGGTCCGGCGATACTGCTGAACAATATTGCCGGATATAAAGGGTATCAGGTTGCAGGAAATGTTCACGGTTCCTGGGCCAACCATGCCCTGCTACTGGGGATGGAAAAGTCCGCAAGTATTCGCGATCAATTTTTCCGTGTCGATGAACTATGGAATACGGCTAAGAAGGGAACAATCAAAACTGTTTCGAACGCCGCCTGCCAGGAAGTCGTGGTAGACAAGGATATTAATCTGTACAAGATTATGCCTTTGTTCAGAATCAATCAGTACGACGGCGGCTTCTATTTATCCAAGGCATGCATAATCTCCCGTGACCCCGACGATCCCGATAATATCGAAAAGGAAAATGTAGGGATGTACCGGGTCATGATCCAGGGGGCGGATACCGTAGGAATGCAGGCCCTTGCCTTTCATGATCTGGCGCGACATCTGAAAACGGCGGAAGAGCGGAACGAACCGTTACCGGTCGCAATCTGCGTTGGCAACCCGCCCCTCCTTTCCACCATGGCCGCAACCCCGCTGGCCTACGATCAGTCCGAATATAAAACCGCCTCCGTAATTACCGGCACGCCTTTTGAAGTGACACCTGCAATAGGGTATCGGTTGAACATTCCGGCCTGGGCAGAGTACGTATTGGAAGGGGAGGTTATACCTCGTAAACGATTTTGCGAAGGACCTTTCGGCGAATTCCCGGGAAGTTATTCGGGAGTTAGAGATCAGATACGAATAAAAATACGCCGTGTAACCCATCGAAAGAATCCTATTTTCGAAAACTTGTTCATCGGCCGTCCGTGGACGGAACACGATACGTTGATCGGTCTGTGGACTTCGGTTCCGCTGTATAAACAATTACAGTCGGAATTTCCGGAAGTCCGCAGCGTAAACGCCATTTATCAGCATGGGCTTTCCATAATCATCTCAACCGACCTGCGGTTCGCCGGCTTCGCTAAAACGGTCGCGATGCGTTTGGCTACGACACCTCACGGCATATCATATGCAAAGAATATCATCGTGGTTGACGGCGATATCGATCCTTTCAATCTTACGCAGGTTATGTGGGCGCTATCCGCCCGCGTGCGTGCGGATAAGGATGTTACCATAATTGCTAATACTCCGGGGATGCCCCTCGATCCCTGTTCTAATCCGCCGGGGGTCGGACAAAAACTGATCATCGACGCGACTACGCCGAAGTATCCGGATACGCTCCGCGATGTTACGATGATTGAGGATCCGCCCTGCACCGAAAAAATAGAAAAGAAACTCGCAGCCCTGTGGGAAGAAGTGAAGAGAGGATAA